CTGAATGTATCGCATTGTTGTAAGATTGTTGCACTAGGGATATATGATCTACCCATGTATTTGGATGTGTGCTACATACACATCTTAGTAATTTCTCCACAGTTTGGTTTGTACGCTCAGTTTGTCCATCAGTTTGTGGTCTGTATGGTAACGAAAATTTCATAAcgaaattatatttatgtgCGAAATCTTTCCACGTTTGggaagtaaaaatatgatcATTATCTgcaatgatttcttttggatTGCCGAAATAAGCAATAACTCGTTGATCAAACATTCGAGCTGTTTGCTCTGCTGTAATGGATTTCGTACAAGGTACTAAGATtgccatttttgaaaatcggTCAACTACCACGAAAAGTGCATTATAACCAGATGATTCTGGTAAAGCTGTAATAAAATCCATTGATAAAGATTCCCAAGGTCTTTCTGATGGGGGAATTGGTTGTAAAGGTCCATAAGGTTTATGATTCctagatttgtttatttgacATGTATGGCAGTTCTGTACATATTcttgtatttgttttcttattccTTTCCACGTAAATCTACGTAATATAATGTTTGTAAGAAGTTCAATGCCTGGATGAATCAATTTACCTTCTTCatgatactttttaataattgtcCTAGTCAGCTGAGTATCATTAGGTAATAAGATTTGGTCTTTACTGTTAATTAGTAAGCCATCTTTGAGTTGGATATTCTCTTCCACTCGTTTGTCTTCATTGTTTAGtaaattcaacaattttgtaTCATTCGTATATTCTGTAACCACttggtttttaaaatcatcgGTTATCGAGATTTGATTAACAAAGTTGATACTATTGTCTTCTGAATCTTTTGGAATTGGTTCTGTTTCGTCAACAATTCTGGATAAGGCATCAGCTATGTGATTTGCTGATCCAGGTCTGTAGttaatttcaaagttgaagtcttgtaaaaataattgccAACGAGCTAAACGTTTGTTTTCAGGCTCGGATTCGTTAGTAATGCGACCAATTAAGTTTCGATGGtctgttaaaattttgaaaggttCGATAGTGGATTCTAAATAGTGTCTCCAATGTTTGAGAGACTTAATGATTGCAAGCATTTTTTGTCCGATACgctataatttaattgtgCTTTAGACATCTTTGCTGAATAGTATCCAACAGGATAGTatttatcatcatcatgTTTTTGAGACAATACGGCTCCTACAGCGACATCTGAAGCATCAGTTTCCAGTAGAATCTTTTTACTGAAATCAAAGTGTCGTAGCACCGGAGGAGAAACTAAACATtgtttaatgttttctatCGCTTGGGTTTGTGTTGGTGTCCATTTCCAGCGTAcatcctttttcaaaagattattGAGTGGATGTGTTAATTGTGATGTCTTTGGAATGAATTTCCTAAGATAATTGACAGAACCTAGAAATTGTCGTAATTCTTTACGATTCTTAGGTTGCTTCCATTGTAAGACTTTGTCTATATTTTCTTGACAAGGCGTAAATCCTTTTTCCGAAATGTGATACCctataaattttacttgTGATTGGTGAAATTCACATTTTGCTTGATTGATAATTAAGTTCgcatttttcaatttctgtAGAACGTCTTTAACATGTTTTACATGTTCAGATTccgattttgaatgaattaaaatatcatcCATATAACATACTACATGTGATTCTTTGGCTTCACCAAGTATTGTATTGAtaaagtattgaaaatgtgCTGGAGCTGTAGATATGCCATAAGGCATTACtagatattcaaaaactccaCGAGGACAGCGAAAAGCAAGTTTATGTTCATCTCCTTTTCTTACTCGTATCAAGTGATAGGCACTTTTGAGGTCaagtttagtaaaaattgtaGAACCTTGTATTTTAGCAAGTAATTGTTCAATAAGTGGTAACGGATATATATTGGGTTTGACATACTTATTTAAAGGTTTGTAGTCAACCACCATTCTCAAGGTGCCTTCCTTTTTCGGAACGAACATTACTGGACAGGCGTTAATGGCTTTAGATTCTCGTATAATTCCACTTTTTAATCCttgattaatttcatcattcATAGCTTGCATTTTTCCCGGTGGTAGCGGGTAATTTCTGATAGGTAATCTGTAGTTTTCTTGAGTTAgttcaacttcaaattCTAACCCTTTTATTGGCTTTGGTAGCTTTTCCGTATTGGTTTCTGCAGTAATGTCTTTGAATTCTTTATAGATATCTGGTAACTCAGGTTCCTTGACaatatttgaaactttgTTCATTTGAGAGAGCGTGTGTTTACTGCTAGATATTTCAATGTTATTGTCATATAATGTTGTGAAGGAGATAGCAGCTGGATGcgaaaatttctttacaacCAAGAATTCTGTTTTGATTGATATTCCATTTAGACTTATGTTaagttttattgttttgcgATTAATCTTATTTGGATAAACTCCACCATATATCACACTTTTTGACCAGGGTCTGGTAGGCAGTTTATGTGCTCGAACAGTTTCTTCTGttataatatttgcttGAGCGCCCGTATCGATTAGACAGGGTATTGAGCACTTGAAGTCTGGAAGTTCAGCTTGTAATACCATTTCGTAACGTTTCCTAGTATGATTTAGGAATTTGTTAGATGAGTATTCTATTCTCGAAACATTTGTCTTCCTCAGGTTTCTGCTATTAGTGgtgttatttttctttgaaaggGACTCTTTTCctagatttttattttgcagTTGAAAACGCTTGTGAGTTTTACCATACGAGGCTGTTCTTTTGTCCTCTAAAAAGTCATAAATTTCACTGATTTCTGATTTCCagtaatttctttcctttaatttCCTTAAGGAATATGGCAGCATCCATAATATAAACAAGCGAGTATGGAAATCATCaacatttgcttttgacATGAGTTTCCTTATAAATTGAACTTTGTCCAATTGATTTCTAAAAccttcaaatgttttagtTAAACGATCACCTTTGTTGGATCCTTGTACTTTCCCTGTTTGTCTGAGTAATTCTTGCCATGTAAGACTTCCATTCTCAGAAAACATGCGTTCAGCGAATTGTTGCTCTAATTCTTCTAGGTGATTCAATGTATACTGTCTTTTAGTATGCTCATTTGGGAATAATGAAGGGTATTCAGTAAAGTGTTgatcaagttttgaaatgtaaCTTTCAACATCCTTATTAGGATCGAATTTCCCTATCTCTGGTACATGCTtcgataatatttttgcaaaaaggtttattaaatgttcGTCTGATGTTTGAATTCCATCCAAATTCTCTGGTCTCCATCGTTTTGCTCTTGCTTTCATATAACGATAATTTGCGTAGGACATTGTATATGTTTCCCTTTGGGAGATTTCAAAAGGGATAACAGTCCTTCCAAAGTTCTTTCTCCTTTGAACCCAGAAGGagagaaatatatatatttatgatatatatttattcaataattcctttttcctaAAAGGAGTTAATTGTAGATCACAAGAGTTCAGTTattgtaagctacgcagtttggtatctgatttaaggatacgtagaactgcggtgagttttccttgtgatctattatattacaatacacaggttgtataagtagcaactgagtataggtattgtattaactgggttataatgttacctatcactaatatagctcataactgaactgaggaacgaggttcagcagtagctctatttatagtattcagataatattgatcttaatagattatcattaagatcaatctccatatcgtatcatacatggtacgatatataattagaacatgtgacatatagtgatactcaacgtagtgtattatagcgtagtgtagtattgctgacacCTGAGAACAAATAAAGTACTACATTTTACTTCGTTATAGCAAATTAATGTAACAAAGCACATCATAATTGTgtattaagaaaaaattacgTATCATGAACAGGGCAAATCATCTTTATTTCTCAGGAATAGGACGGTGAATTATATTTTGACTTCCTCCAAAACTAGGTGAGCAAAGAAGCAGACACACGCACTCTTAACAAATACCAAGTACACAATATTTTGGTTTCTTTTAATAGTTTGAggttttcttaaaaatagtGCTAGCAGAAGACTGCGGTGTTTGTTTGACGATCTTGTCCTTGGTTTTTACCAATTTCAGTTCGTTTGAGCAATATGACCGCTTCTGATACAGTCTACTTGTTCCAATCTTTGGCAGATCGATCAAAAAACCCTCAAGAGCGTTCCCTTTTTCGAAATTACATATCTGAGGCTCTTGAACTCCTTAGGGAGACGCCCTCTTCACCTACGGTGGTTCACGAGCAAtgttttcgttttttggCAAATTCCTGCAGCGACAACAATGAGAATCGAGCGGCGTTTTTTAACCTGGGCGGGATCGATGTGCTAAAACCGTACTGCAGTAAGGATAATGAATACTCAGCGCTCGCATTTGCTGTTATTCACAACTGTATATTGGATTCACGAGAGTATCGAGCCCAGGTCGCAGATGCGCAGATCCTCAATCTCGCCATTACTTATTGGATTGATTGGCAACACAAATTGAAAGCACCATTTTTCAACATGCTTTCCTTTGTTTGTGAAATGCTGTATCCTTTCTGTAAGGACTGTAGCTTGGTTTTTATGGGCTTGCAACTACTTCCCTCGATGGTTCGTGAGGGTATTGACCCCTTCACAATTTTTGCAAAGGCCTTTGATAATTCCCTTGTTTGTGTTTCGTTTGCTCAAAACCCTTCCATGCTAATTGATTCAATTGATCTTGTTCGTAACATGCCTgattttaccaaaaaaacGGATATGCTGAACCTTTTCCCACGTATTGCGGAACATGATGCCGTTCTTTCCACCTCTCTCCATGCGGACCCACAGTTTTTGGATTTCTTGGAATCATGTTTCCGTTCCGACGACTCTAATAGCATAACTATGGCATCTCTTTTTATTGGCAATTTGGTGCGAAGGGATGATATTGCTAAGCAACTTATGCAAAAGGATTTCTTGAATATGCTCATTTCTTGCATAATGCAGGAGAAGGATGTAGATGGAAATGTAGAAAGGGTTTACGCTTGTTGTGCCGCATTACGACACTTCATGATACCTGTTTCTTCTCGCGCTCACTTTGCGCCAACTGCTattcttcttcaagaaAAACTGGCAAGCAGCAGGTTTACTCAATTACATTATATTTCTGCATCTATGATTCGTCTTTCAATGCCATATATCCTCTGTGAGTTGGCGGATCATCCTGAGCGTTTTTATAAACTGAAGGATTGGTCAAAAAGCCCCGACTTCAACTTGGCTTTGGAAAGCAATCGTACTCTTTTAGGTTTTGTGAAGCATTACTTGACCGTTCCTAAgtctaaagaaaaaatatcagCTTTTTTCAAGAATAA
Above is a genomic segment from Schizosaccharomyces pombe strain 972h- genome assembly, chromosome: III containing:
- the arz1 gene encoding armadillo repeat-containing zfs1 target protein 1 (human RAP1 ortholog, GTPase exchange factor, Zfs1 target number 1), with the translated sequence MTASDTVYLFQSLADRSKNPQERSLFRNYISEALELLRETPSSPTVVHEQCFRFLANSCSDNNENRAAFFNLGGIDVLKPYCSKDNEYSALAFAVIHNCILDSREYRAQVADAQILNLAITYWIDWQHKLKAPFFNMLSFVCEMLYPFCKDCSLVFMGLQLLPSMVREGIDPFTIFAKAFDNSLVCVSFAQNPSMLIDSIDLVRNMPDFTKKTDMLNLFPRIAEHDAVLSTSLHADPQFLDFLESCFRSDDSNSITMASLFIGNLVRRDDIAKQLMQKDFLNMLISCIMQEKDVDGNVERVYACCAALRHFMIPVSSRAHFAPTAILLQEKLASSRFTQLHYISASMIRLSMPYILCELADHPERFYKLKDWSKSPDFNLALESNRTLLGFVKHYLTVPKSKEKISAFFKNNINLFEESVVTVLSTESKYPIVIGEAVFVAILMIKHGYANVAQTIIASPVYEALKSYRDDPNLAYQLKQNVRSLLVLVEHR
- the Tf2-13 gene encoding retrotransposable element/transposon Tf2-type, whose amino-acid sequence is MSYANYRYMKARAKRWRPENLDGIQTSDEHLINLFAKILSKHVPEIGKFDPNKDVESYISKLDQHFTEYPSLFPNEHTKRQYTLNHLEELEQQFAERMFSENGSLTWQELLRQTGKVQGSNKGDRLTKTFEGFRNQLDKVQFIRKLMSKANVDDFHTRLFILWMLPYSLRKLKERNYWKSEISEIYDFLEDKRTASYGKTHKRFQLQNKNLGKESLSKKNNTTNSRNLRKTNVSRIEYSSNKFLNHTRKRYEMVLQAELPDFKCSIPCLIDTGAQANIITEETVRAHKLPTRPWSKSVIYGGVYPNKINRKTIKLNISLNGISIKTEFLVVKKFSHPAAISFTTLYDNNIEISSSKHTLSQMNKVSNIVKEPELPDIYKEFKDITAETNTEKLPKPIKGLEFEVELTQENYRLPIRNYPLPPGKMQAMNDEINQGLKSGIIRESKAINACPVMFVPKKEGTLRMVVDYKPLNKYVKPNIYPLPLIEQLLAKIQGSTIFTKLDLKSAYHLIRVRKGDEHKLAFRCPRGVFEYLVMPYGISTAPAHFQYFINTILGEAKESHVVCYMDDILIHSKSESEHVKHVKDVLQKLKNANLIINQAKCEFHQSQVKFIGYHISEKGFTPCQENIDKVLQWKQPKNRKELRQFLGSVNYLRKFIPKTSQLTHPLNNLLKKDVRWKWTPTQTQAIENIKQCLVSPPVLRHFDFSKKILLETDASDVAVGAVLSQKHDDDKYYPVGYYSAKMSKAQLNYSVSDKMLAIIKSLKHWRHYLESTIEPFKILTDHRNLIGRITNESEPENKRLARWQLFLQDFNFEINYRPGSANHIADALSRIVDETEPIPKDSEDNSINFVNQISITDDFKNQVVTEYTNDTKLLNLLNNEDKRVEENIQLKDGLLINSKDQILLPNDTQLTRTIIKKYHEEGKLIHPGIELLTNIILRRFTWKGIRKQIQEYVQNCHTCQINKSRNHKPYGPLQPIPPSERPWESLSMDFITALPESSGYNALFVVVDRFSKMAILVPCTKSITAEQTARMFDQRVIAYFGNPKEIIADNDHIFTSQTWKDFAHKYNFVMKFSLPYRPQTDGQTERTNQTVEKLLRCVCSTHPNTWVDHISLVQQSYNNAIHSATQMTPFEIVHRYSPALSPLELPSFSDKTDENSQETIQVFQTVKEHLNTNNIKMKKYFDMKIQEIEEFQPGDLVMVKRTKTGFLHKSNKLAPSFAGPFYVLQKSGPNNYELDLPDSIKHMFSSTFHVSHLEKYRHNSELNYATIDESDIGTILHILEHKNREQVLYLNVKYISNLNPSTIMSGWTTLATALQADKAIVNDYIKNNNLNI